Genomic segment of Paenibacillus sp. FSL R5-0912:
ATTTCTTGAACACAATTCCTGCCGAAGCATATACATCGGAAAGTACGTTACAGAATTCTTCTTCACGGCCTAACTGGGCAGCTTCCCGGGCCACAAGGGTACTGGCAGCACGCTCATTCATCAGCCGCTTATATTCGAGCTTCTCTTGCTCACAGATGGCCGGCAGCATTGCTGGCTCCTGGCTGCACAGGTAACGCTTCAGTTCACGTCCGCCTTCGGTCATCTCTGCAGCGATGCTCATCTCACGGTTGCGGCTCCACTGGGCGACCAGTGAGAGCGATGGTTTTCTTCCGTAGAAATCAACCAGAAGCTGATATATTAATCCCCGACTCTCCAGCCAGCGGCTAAAAACCTCCGGCACGACAAGTGATGGAACTGTAGGTATAGTCATTTTGCAAATCCTCCCTATTGGTTTGCCGGACGCCGGGGCTTCCTGGAGGTCGCCGCCTGAACCTTCCGGTATCATAGCTGTGTTCTTCGCAAAAGTGAAAGGTTATAAAGTTTGAATCTTCCGCACCTAAATTATATCGAAATTGTTAAGCGCTTTCGGTGAGCATTCTATGACCATTCCTTGAAATTGTCGTACTTTTGTCAAAATTAGGCTGCGCCTTTCCTCTTCC
This window contains:
- a CDS encoding TorD/DmsD family molecular chaperone, coding for MTIPTVPSLVVPEVFSRWLESRGLIYQLLVDFYGRKPSLSLVAQWSRNREMSIAAEMTEGGRELKRYLCSQEPAMLPAICEQEKLEYKRLMNERAASTLVAREAAQLGREEEFCNVLSDVYASAGIVFKKCSGEADDHIAIELEFMAVLHERMLYNSFSIRSAMELLEIQENFLEDHLLKWTPQFCERLNAATDSPLYLGLSHMLEEFLPQDLHMLRAWKASLESSAAEMV